Proteins co-encoded in one Setaria viridis chromosome 9, Setaria_viridis_v4.0, whole genome shotgun sequence genomic window:
- the LOC117837013 gene encoding probable UDP-glucosyl transferase 73B6 encodes MPLTQQQRERATAPPLHLVFVPFLARSHFAPLAAKAAAAADPCGEHGVSTAATTAAIVTTPHFAALAPPSVPVHVADFRCPGGHEDFSLLPDEASSGPAFFAAAESALAPALAAALRARDGPAAVVSDAVLYWAPRVARDCGVPHVTFHTIGAFAAAAMVAVHLHRPEVLPDPFVVPGGFPCPLKLRRAQVNEEALAHLPLFRAAEAESCAIAFNTFSALEADFAAYYQSQLVGRRKEVFLVGPTRAAAVSARTAERDPILQWLDGRPAGSVVYVCFGSTCALGESQLRELAAGLRASGRPFLCVIPAAGGEGGGGGTSREECASSHGMVVAGRWAPQAEILAHRAVGGFVTHCGWNSVLEAVCAGVPLATWPLRAEQFVNEAFLVEVLRVGVRVREGGLEAVVPADAVARTVGRLMGDGQGEEAAAAARRARSRELGAAARAAVAEGGSSCGDWARLVEELKALHGSKSDPPM; translated from the coding sequence ATGCCGCTCACCCAGCAGCAGCGAGAACGCGCCACCGCGCCTCCACTTCACCTCGTCTTCGTGCCATTCCTGGCGCGCAGCCACTTCGCGCCCCTCGCGGCcaaggccgccgcagccgccgacCCCTGCGGAGAACACGGCGTCTCCACCGCGGCCACCACGGCCGCCATCGTCACCACGCCGCACTTCGCGGccctcgcgccgccgtccgTGCCGGTGCACGTGGCGGATTTCCGCTGCCCGGGCGGGCACGAGGACTTCTCCCTGCTCCCGGACGAGGCATCCTCCGGGCCGGCCTTCTTCGCCGCCGCGGAGTccgcgctggcgccggcgctcGCGGCCGCCCTCCGCGCCCGCGACGGGCCAGCGGCGGTCGTCTCGGACGCCGTGCTCTACTGGGCCCCGCGGGTCGCGCGCGACTGCGGCGTGCCGCACGTCACGTTCCACACCATCGGCGccttcgccgcggccgccatggtcgcggtccacctccaccgccccgAGGTCCTCCCGGACCCGTTCGTCGTCCCCGGCGGGTTCCCGTGCCCCCTCAAGCTGCGCAGGGCGCAGGTCAACGAGGAGGCTCTGGCGCACCTCCCGCTCTtccgcgccgccgaggccgagagCTGCGCCATCGCGTTCAACACCTTCTCGGCGCTCGAGGCCGACTTCGCCGCCTACTACCAGAGCCAGCTCGTCGGGCGCCGCAAGGAGGTGTTCCTCGTCGGccccacgcgcgccgccgctgtctCTGCCCGCACCGCCGAGCGGGACCCCATCCTGCAGTGGCTCGACGGCCGCCCGGCGGGGTCGGTGGTGTACGTGTGCTTCGGGAGCACGTGCGCGCTGGGCGAGAGCCAGCTCCGCGAGCTTGCCGCCGGGCTGCGCGCGTCCGGCCGGCCGTTCCTCTGTGTGATCccggcggccggaggggagggtgggggcggcggcacgTCTCGGGAGGAGTGCGCGTCCAGCCACGGCATGGTGGTGGCCGGGCGGTGGGCGCCGCAGGCGGAGATCCTGGCGCACCGCGCCGTGGGCGGGTTTGTGACCCACTGCGGCTGGAACTCGGTGCTGGAGGCCGTCTGCGCCGGCGTGCCACTCGCGACGTGGCCGCTCCGCGCCGAGCAGTTTGTGAACGAGGCGTTCCTCGTGGAGGTGCTCCGCGTGGGGGTGCGGGTGCGCGAGGGGGGCCTGGAGGCCGTGGTGCCGGCCGACGCGGTGGCGCGCACCGTGGGGAGGCTCATGGGCGACGGCcaaggcgaggaggcggccgcggcggcgaggagggccaGGTCCAGGGAgctcggcgccgcggcgcgTGCGGCGGTAGCTGAGGGCGGCTCGTCTTGCGGTGACTGGGCACGGCTGGTAGAAGAGCTCAAGGCGTTGCACGGTAGCAAGAGTGATCCACCGATGTGA
- the LOC117839080 gene encoding uncharacterized protein — protein sequence MFRRKHASHFNSSDTEQREAKINELKSALGPLSARCEKYCSEACLTRYLEARNWNVAKSKKMLEESLKWRAAYRPEDIRWPDVSVEAETGKMYRANFRDKEGRTVVIMRPTKENTTSHDGQIRFLVYVLENAILNLHEGQEKMVWLIDFTGWTMAHATPIKTARECTSILQNYYPERLATAFLFNPPKVFETFYKAVKYFLDPRSIEKLNFVYLKDEESMKVLYSCIDPEVLPVEFGGRKNVVYNHEDYSKLMLEDDIKTSSFWADDAKPVNHVARGTLVADATPQSSVIAAKAS from the exons ATGTTCAGGAGAAAGCATGCCTCTCATTTCAACTCAAGTGATACTGAGCAGCGAGAAGCAAAG ATAAATGAATTAAAATCTGCACTTGGACCTCTGTCTGCCCGCTGTGAGAAGTACTGCAGTGAAGCTTGTTTGACAAGATACCTTGAAGCCCGGAACTGGAATGTTGCCAAGTCGAAAAAAATGCTGGAAGAAAGCCTCAAGTGGAGGGCAGCTTATAGGCCGGAGGATATTCGCTGG CCTGATGTTTCTGTTGAAGCGGAAACCGGCAAAATGTACAGGGCAAATTTTCGAGATAAAGAGGGGAGAACGGTTGTTATTATGAGACCTACAAAGGAG AATACAACATCCCATGACGGGCAAATCCGGTTCCTTGTGTATGTTTTGGAGAACGCTATCCTGAACCTGCATGAAGGTCAAGAGAAAATGGTATGGCTGATAGACTTCACAGGATGGACAATGGCCCATGCCACGCCTATAAAAACTGCCAGAGAATGTAcaagcatcctgcaaaattaTTACCCTGAGAGGCTGGCCACTGCATTTCTGTTTAATCCCCCAAAAGTATTTGAAACCTTTTACAAG GCTGTCAAATATTTCCTTGACCCAAGATCGATCGAGAAGCTGAACTTCGTGTACCTGAAGGATGAGGAGAGCATGAAGGTCCTGTACAGTTGCATTGATCCCGAGGTACTTCCTGTAGAGTTCGGGGGAAGGAAGAATGTGGTGTACAACCATGAGGACTACTCCAAGCTGATGCTGGAAGATGACATCAAAACCTCAAGCTTCTGGGCAGATGACGCAAAACCTGTTAACCATGTTGCCAGAGGGACCTTGGTTGCTGATGCTACACCTCAGTCGTCCGTAATTGCCGCTAAAGCCAGTTGA
- the LOC117837014 gene encoding uncharacterized protein, whose translation MDMLDHSDDEEEQGRHATSSSSGRRPGSRFGARRQKRRPGGSDQHRLLMDSVGGSGGDGDGASEETVPLPDYERLSQSARLPDDPLDDDAKNPPPAPLAPEQPQKTPAKQGASPPQPPPPPPPATQPQQQKPAAWRLIEYVRSRHKSGGAGAAAGCGAASDGDSRSSEDGDDGGEGKKDKAKKKKRSSWLPDPDRRWPVQGFY comes from the coding sequence ATGGACATGCTGGATCACTcggacgatgaggaggagcagGGACGGCACgctaccagcagcagcagcggcaggaggCCAGGCTCCAGGTTCGGCGCGCGGCGGCAGAAGCGGAGGCCCGGCGGCAGCGATCAGCACCGGCTGCTCATGGACagcgtcggcggcagcggcggcgacggggacggcgcgTCGGAGGAGACCGTGCCGCTGCCGGACTACGAGCGCCTGTCCCAGTCGGCGCGCCTCCCCGACGACCCTCTTGACGACGATGCCAAGaacccgccgccggctccgctgGCGCCGGAGCAGCCGCAGAAGACGCCGGCCAAGCAGGGGGCgtccccgccgcagccgcctcctcctccgccgccggcaacgcagccgcagcagcagaagccggcggcgtggaggctGATCGAGTATGTGCGGTCCAGGCACAAGTcaggcggcgccggggccgctGCCGGGTGCGGCGCCGCGTCGGATGGCGATTCGAGGAGCTCTGAGgatggcgacgacggcggcgagggaaaGAAGGACAAGgctaagaagaagaagcggtCGTCGTGGCTGCCGGACCCCGACCGCCGGTGGCCGGTGCAGGGCTTCTACTAG
- the LOC140221074 gene encoding uncharacterized protein gives MVGSSSRRRTRKYINRDREGAHQRLVADYFAEEPLYSDAMFRRRFRMRRHVFLRIVDALGSWSPYFTQRVDCTNRPGLSPLQKCTAAIRMLAYGTAVDMLDEYLKVAESTALECLEKFVQGVVEVFGSKYLRRPTTEDMECLLQVGESRGFPGMLGSIDCMHWRWENCPTAWKGQYTTGRYGFPTMILEAVASHDLHIWHAFFGVAGSNNDINVLNQSPLFLEAIKGEAPRVQYSVNGRQYNTGYYLADGIYPEWAAFVKSINSPQLDKHKVYAAEQEGARKDVERAFGVLQARFNIVRRPARSWSTRIIGLIMKACVILHNMIVEDEGEMAKESIDLNAIPGESIVLPPEVQKATNSNPCFNDVRRRNSDIRAHSVHAQLKDDLIEHIWQRFVHRAPH, from the coding sequence ATGGTGGGTAGTTCATCTAGGCGTCGAACCAGAAAGTACATCAACAGGGATCGTGAAGGTGCTCATCAACGACTTGTGGCTGATTACTTTGCAGAAGAGCCTCTATATTCTGATGCAATGTTTCGTAGAAGATTTCGGATGAGAAGGCATGTTTTTCTACGCATTGTGGATGCCTTGGGCAGTTGGTCTCCCTATTTCACTCAAAGGGTAGATTGTACTAATCGCCCGGGGCTTTCACCACTCCAAAAATGCACAGCAGCAATCCGTATGCTTGCATATGGGACTGCAGTTGACATGCTTGATGAGTACTTAAAGGTTGCAGAGAGCACTGCCCTTGAGTGCTTGGAAAAATTTGTGCAAGGGGTGGTTGAAGTTTTTGGCTCCAAGTACCTTCGACGTCCTACAACTGAAGACATGGAGTGTTTGCTCCAAGTTGGAGAGTCTCGTGGATTCCCTGGAATGTTGGGTAGTATTGACTGCATGCATTGGCGATGGGAAAATTGTCCAACAGCATGGAAGGGGCAATATACCACTGGTCGCTATGGATTCCCAACCATGATCCTTGAAGCGGTAGCTTCACATGACCTCCATATTTGGCATGCATTCTTTGGTGTTGCTGGATCTAATAATGACATCAACGTGCTTAATCAGTCCCCTTTGTTTCTTGAGGCGATAAAGGGTGAAGCTCCTCGGGTTCAGTATTCTGTCAATGGTAGGCAATACAACACTGGTTATTACCTAGCCGATGGAATTTACCCAGAATGGGCAGCCTTTGTGAAGTCTATAAATTCACCTCAACTAGACAAGCACAAGGTGTATGCAGCAGAACAAGAAGGTGCAAGGAAAGATGTGGAGCGTGCTTTTGGCGTTCTGCAAGCTCGCTTCAACATTGTGCGTCGTCCAGCACGATCTTGGAGCACAAGGATTATTGGACTGATCATGAAAGCTTGTGTTATTCTCCACAACATGATAGTGGAAGATGAGGGAGAAATGGCTAAGGAGTCTATTGATCTGAATGCAATTCCTGGAGAATcaattgttcttcctcctgaaGTGCAAAAGGCCACAAACAGTAACCCATGCTTCAATGATGTTCGACGTAGAAATTCTGATATCCGTGCTCACTCTGTCCACGCTCAACTTAAAGATGATTTAATTGAGCACATTTGGCAGCGTTTTGTCCATAGGGCTCCCcactag
- the LOC117839079 gene encoding uncharacterized protein gives MFRRKHAPDVNSNDAEQREAKINELKAKLGPLSARAEKYCSKACLKRYLEARNWNVAKSRKMLEESLKWRAAYRPEDIRWPDVSAEGETGKMYRASFRDREGRTVVVMRPTKQNTSSHEGQIRFLVHTLENAILHLPETQEKMVWLIDFTGWTMAHASPIKTSRETANILQNHYPERLAIGFLFNPPKVFEAFFKVIKVFLDPKTIEKVNFVYQKDEESMKVMYKYIDPEILPVEFGGNNNVAYNHEEYSESMMKDDIKTANFWADDAKTDHANSAINGTLVPEVTPQPSLLAAKAS, from the exons ATGTTTAGGAGAAAGCATGCCCCTGATGTTAACTCAAATGATGCTGAGCAGAGAGAAGCAAAG ATAAATGAATTGAAAGCTAAACTTGGGCCTTTGTCTGCCCGTGCTGAGAAGTACTGCAGTAAAGCATGCTTGAAAAGATACCTAGAAGCCCGTAACTGGAATGTTGCCAAGTCTAGAAAAATGTTGGAAGAAAGTCTCAAGTGGAGGGCAGCTTACAGGCCTGAGGACATTCGCTGG CCAGATGTTTCTGCTGAAGGGGAAACAGGTAAAATGTACAGGGCAAGTTTCCGAGACAGAGAGGGCAGAACTGTTGTCGTTATGAGACCTACAAAGCAG AATACTTCATCTCATGAAGGGCAGATACGGTTCCTTGTACATACTTTGGAGAATGCAATCCTCCACCTGCCTGAAACTCAAGAGAAAATGGTATGGTTGATAGATTTCACAGGATGGACAATGGCCCATGCCTCGCCCATAAAGACATCCAGAGAAACTGCAAATATCCTGCAAAATCATTACCCTGAGAGGCTGGCCATTGGATTTCTATTTAATCCCCCAAAAGTATTTGAAGCTTTTTTTAAG GTTATCAAAGTTTTCCTTGACCCGAAAACAATCGAGAAGGTGAACTTTGTGTACCAGAAGGATGAGGAAAGCATGAAGGTCATGTACAAGTACATTGATCCGGAAATCCTTCCTGTAGAGTTTGGAGGGAACAACAATGTGGCCTACAACCATGAGGAGTACTCAGAGTCGATGATGAAGGATGACATCAAAACAGCTAACTTTTGGGCAGATGATGCAAAAACTGACCATGCCAACTCTGCCATCAATGGGACCTTGGTTCCTGAAGTTACACCACAGCCATCGCTGCTTGCTGCTAAAGCTAGTTGA